The proteins below are encoded in one region of Saccopteryx leptura isolate mSacLep1 chromosome 1, mSacLep1_pri_phased_curated, whole genome shotgun sequence:
- the CASP14 gene encoding caspase-14, with translation MNSPQPLEGEAYDMSGARVALVLCVTKAREGSEADLVALEGMFQQLGFESTIKRDPTAQQFQEELEKFQQAIDARKDFVSCAFVVLMAHGREGYLKGEDDQMVELENLFEVLNNKNCRALRAKPKVYIVQACRGEQRDPGEAVGGDNIEMITKDHHPTIPTFTDFLHVYSTVEGYIAYRHDKDGSCFIQTLVDVFTKWRGPILELLTEVTRRMAEAELVQEGKPRKVNPEIQSTLRKRLYLQ, from the exons ATGAACAGTCCCCAGCCTTTGGAGGGG GAGGCATATGACATGTCAGGTGCCCGTGTGGCCCTGGTGCTGTGTGTCACCAAAGCCCGTGAAGGTTCAGAGGCAGACCTCGTCGCTCTGGAAGGCATGTTCCAGCAGCTGGGATTTGAGAGTACCATAAAGAGAGACCCCACAGCACAG CAATTCCAAGAAGAACTGGAAAAGTTCCAGCAAGCCATCGACGCCCGGAAAGACTTCGTCAGCTGTGCGTTCGTGGTGCTCATGGCACACGGGCGAGAAGGTTACCTCAAAGGGGAGGATGACCAGATGGTCGAGCTGGAGAACCTCTTTGAGGTTCTGAATAACAAGAATTGCCGGGCCCTGAGAGCCAAGCCTAAGGTGTACATTGTGCAGGCCTGTCGAGGAG AACAGAGGGACCCTGGTGAAGCAGTCGGTGGAGACAATATAGAGATGATCACAAAAGACCATCACCCAACCATCCCGACATTTACGGACTTCCTCCACGTCTACTCCACCGTGGAGG GGTACATTGCTTACAGACATGACAAAGATGGCTCCTGCTTCATCCAGACCCTGGTTGATGTGTTCACGAAGTGGAGAGGACCTATCTTGGAGCTTCTGACAGAG GTAACTCGGCGGATGGCAGAAGCAGAGCTGGTTCAGGAAGGGAAACCGAGGAAAGTGAACCCCGAAATCCAAAGCACCCTTCGGAAACGGCTCTATCTGCAATAG
- the OR1I1 gene encoding LOW QUALITY PROTEIN: olfactory receptor 1I1 (The sequence of the model RefSeq protein was modified relative to this genomic sequence to represent the inferred CDS: deleted 2 bases in 2 codons; substituted 2 bases at 2 genomic stop codons), whose amino-acid sequence MEPENQTAVSKFLLLGLSEKPESLHALAFGLFLSMYLNTVLGNLLIILAVSSDSHLHTPMYFFLSNLSLVNFFFSSITVPKMLANLWCQSQAITFASCLAQMYAFHLFGTMNSFLLVVMAIDQSVAIVYPLCCLAIMKPHVCGLWLITNLQSLVPTCFMAQLTCASSKIPHFFCDLMSLLKLSCLDMHTNTLVTFAFGILMGVGRSRASSSHAXISQVVFKISSVQGKWKAFSTCGFHLTMVSLFYGTILTMYLQPTSLTSSQKDKAVGLMXRVVILMLNPFIYSLRNKDIKTALRKLLSRTAPLSPKAEQVLSTY is encoded by the exons ATGGAACCAGAAAATCAAACAGCAGTCTCAAAATTCCTGCTCCTGGGACTCTCAGAAAAGCCAGAG TCCCTCCATGCCCTTGCATTTGGACTCTTCCTGTCCATGTACCTGAACACTGTGTTGGGAAACCTGCTCATCATCCTGGCCGTCAGCTCAGACTCCCACCTCCACacgcccatgtacttcttcctctccAACCTGTCCCTGGtcaatttcttcttctcatcCATTACTGTCCCCAAGATGCTGGCAAACCTCTGGTGCCAGAGCCAAGCCATCACCTTTGCCAGCTGCCTTGCCCAGATGTATGCCTTCCACCTGTTCGGGACCATGAACAGCTTTCTCCTGGTTGTGATGGCCATTGACCAGTCTGTGGCCATTGTCTATCCTCTGTGCTGCTTGGCCATCATGAAGCCCCATGTCTGTGGACTGTGGCTGATCACCAACCTCCAGTCACTAGTGCCCACCTGCTTCATGGCTCAACTGACCTGTGCAAGCTCCAAAATCCCACACTTTTTCTGCGACCTCATGTCCCTGTTGAAGCTCTCCTGCTTGGACATGCACACCAACACACTGGTGACCTTTGCTTTCGGCATCCTCATGGGTGTCGGCCGCTCTCGTGCATCCTCCTCTCATGCCTGAATCTCCCAGGTGGTCTTCAAGATCTCTTCTGTACAGGGCAAGTGGAAAGCCTTCTCCACctgtggcttccacctcaccatgGTGTCACTGTTCTATGGCACCATCCTCACCATGTATTTGCAGCCTACAtctctcacctcctcccagaaGGACAAGGCAGTTGGTCTGATGTGAAGGGTGGTCATCCTCATGCTGAACCCCTTCATCTACAGCCTAAGGAACAAGGACATAAAGACAGCCTTGAGGAAGCTCCTCAGCAGAACA GCCCCTCTCAGTCCTAAAGCAGAACaggtattgagcacctactga